One segment of Fusobacterium massiliense DNA contains the following:
- a CDS encoding fructose bisphosphate aldolase: MNEKLEKMRNGKGFIAALDQSGGSTPKALKLYGVNEDQYSNEAEMFDLIHKMRTRIIKSPAFNENRILGAILFEQTMDSKIDGKYTADFLWEEKRVLPFLKIDKGLNDLDEDGVQTMKPNPGLADLLKKANERHIFGTKMRSVIKKASPAGIARVVAQQFEVGAQIVAAGLVPIIEPEVDINNVDKVQCEEILRDEIRKHLNALPETSNVMLKLTLPTIENFYEEFTKHPRVVRVVALSGGYSREKANDILSKNTGVIASFSRALTEGLSAQQTDAEFDKTIGETIEGIYEASIK; the protein is encoded by the coding sequence ATGAACGAAAAATTAGAAAAAATGAGAAATGGAAAAGGTTTTATAGCTGCATTAGACCAAAGTGGTGGAAGTACTCCAAAAGCATTGAAACTATATGGTGTAAATGAAGATCAATATTCAAATGAAGCTGAAATGTTTGATTTAATCCATAAAATGAGAACTAGAATAATCAAAAGTCCTGCTTTCAATGAAAATAGAATATTAGGAGCTATTTTATTCGAACAAACTATGGACAGTAAAATTGATGGGAAGTATACAGCTGACTTTTTATGGGAAGAAAAAAGAGTATTACCTTTCTTAAAAATAGATAAAGGACTTAATGATTTAGATGAAGATGGAGTTCAAACAATGAAACCAAATCCAGGTCTTGCTGATTTATTAAAGAAAGCTAATGAAAGACATATATTTGGTACAAAAATGAGATCTGTTATTAAAAAAGCTTCTCCTGCAGGAATAGCAAGAGTTGTTGCTCAACAATTTGAAGTTGGAGCTCAAATAGTAGCTGCTGGACTTGTACCTATTATAGAACCAGAAGTAGATATAAACAATGTTGATAAAGTTCAATGTGAAGAAATATTAAGAGATGAAATTAGAAAACATCTTAATGCTTTACCAGAAACATCAAATGTAATGTTAAAATTGACTTTACCAACAATAGAAAACTTCTATGAAGAATTTACAAAACACCCAAGAGTAGTAAGAGTTGTTGCTTTATCTGGAGGATATTCAAGAGAAAAAGCAAATGATATCTTATCTAAAAATACAGGAGTTATTGCAAGTTTCTCAAGAGCTTTAACTGAAGGTTTATCTGCACAACAAACTGATGCGGAATTTGATAAAACTATAGGAGAAACAATAGAAGGAATTTACGAAGCATCTATAAAATAA